The window ccaatggcagctgggatcGCCTACAGCCCCCTGCAACCCTGAATGGGAAAAAAGCTAGATagataatgaatggatggataatgAAGAAGTGGCTGGATCATGTCTTTTAATGAGTCACCATGTGCTAATAGCAGAAACTACTGCAGGGTAGTGTCTCAGTTGTTgctgagtttattttttctctatAAATACTACCAACACTACACACCtaacatgtacatttacagGTTCTTTTACTGTATTTGAGGATGATGTGACCTTGAATACAAATGACTCCATATTGTAAATCACATTTAAGGAACTGTGTGATAACAACTGCTTTCATTCATATCAGTGTTTGAAAACTTTACACCACCATGACTGCTTAGTTTGTTCTCCAAATGAGACACCAATACGTCCTCTCTTTGTACATGAACGTTTAGATTTTCATGCTTAGATAGGTgttgtctctctccctggtgCCCCCCAAAAGGTTGTGTTAATGTGATTCAGCAAGGGAATGACGAATGATGAAAACAGAACAGGTTTTTCACATCCTTGTTAGTGCAGCTGCTAAAATAGCTTACAGTTGTCGGCATCTCCGTGTTTGAtatgttaaaaatacaataaaagaacaaacactttgaatacATTCAAATTAAAGTGTGTGATGAGTTGTAAACAGGCTCCTGCCACTTTGTTACATATGTTCTGGACATGCCCAAAACTTTTTGGTTTCTGGTGCTCTGTTTTTGAGACCTTTTCAAGAATATGTGGGACAACGGTCGACCCCTCTCCACTGACCTCTCTGTTTGGTGTTGCCCCGATGAACACTCCTGTTAATGAGCACCAATAAACCAATATGATGGCCTTTTGCTCCCTTTTGGCCAGAAGACTAATATTATCTAAATGGAAGGACTCTGCACCCCCGACATATGGCCAATGGATAAGGGAGGTCATGTTTCTTGTCCACTTAGAGAAAATCAGATATACTATAAGAGATTGCACCAGGAAATTCTATATCACTTGGCAaccatttttatcttttgttgaAGATATGACAGCTAACAACATAACTATGTaacctttttattgttttattgttttttcttttttctgttttgttttttaatgtattttattattttctgtctgttatttatttgtttatatgtcCGTTTATTCAGTAAGATCTGCAGGCTTACTGATGATCCAGGGCTCGGGGATTTGGGGATtggatcaggtttcctttctgacTGTCCtatgtttgtgctgttgttgtctatatgatacatttgaaaaataaaaataaaaagagcttgatcaaaacaaaacaaaaaaagtgtgtgaTTACCGTGGTACTTCTGCGAACATTTCAGCCAAATGCGTAAAAGAATAGATGCAAATTGCTCAGAGAGATGTTTATTTACTGGAGGAAAAATATACAGCCAAGCACTTTAAACTATTGTCTTATTACCATCGCCCTGGTGTGTTTCAATATCTActgtacaaaaagaaaaactctggagatcaGTAGACTGCCTCCTCCACACTTAGAACTGTGCAAACACATAATCACTCATACACTCATCACTTACACAAAGTAAAggtataattaaaaaaaaaagcacaattatTGCTGTTATCTACAAGATAAGATTGAAATACCTTACTTGTAAACATCACAATCACATCAGGATCCTCTCTTTAGTGGCATTAGTAGCACTGTTGCGCAAATATTAGCGATGTTGCTAAACTTGTGACAGCTTTAGCACTGAGcgacaagatcacaagagatgATATGACCCTAAAAAAGCATCATCAGCGTAAAAAGTAACGCTGTTTTAACAGTAAATAAAGCTAATAAAGCTACAATACTGGATGGCTTCCACTGTGACCTCCCacagttcttttgtttttctccatctcAGGTTTGCAGCAGGCATGGTAGTTCAGTCCTCTGCTCCTCCATGCGTCCTCCCTGGACCCTcaggagcagagagaagaagtcATCGTCGTCCATGGGACCAGGAGCCCTGCTGCGCTGGTCCTCCAGTCTGCCCTGAGCCTGAAGATGGAAagcaaatgcaaaaataaatgcCTGAAATTaagtttaaagaggacatattatccccctttcccaccttttcaaacagtcccctgtggtccaaatgaaacatctgtgctctGCTTTGGTCAAattataacatgaatcaagcaccagaggaggtttgtgaccctgtataaaccagctttctcagaacgctccgttttggtgtgtgtgtctctttaaatgcaatgagccctcccctgagttttcccagtagacatcactcctctgaagagagaataaaaatggcagacctgcgcaaaacttttgctctaggctgggggtggagtccatggatGGAGATacgaggagaggggaggggaggggatttttttttttttttttaccagaatccctttgtgacatcacaagctgagcaaatttaaaacagagcatttttctctgtgttttaagacttttaagaccacaaacaaaggactggatgggttgatttcacattttgtgggtctgtagaaaCTCAgattacccaaatatatgttcatgttattttctgtaaaagtggatttttcataatatgtcccctttaaagtcACAACTTCACAATAAATGGCACAATACAAAAGGGTTTGctagatgttttgtttttttgccacaACCACTTACTTGTGTGGTTAGAATCATATTATAAAGATCCTCATTGGGCACAGGAGCCGCTGCGGGAGCTGGTACAGGAACAGACACGGGCCTTCTCACAAAAGAGAGCTGCTTTATGCTGCCTCTGAAACTTCTGGTCTTTGATTTTGCTGGTGAAGTCTTGTCGAGCTGTGCCCTCTGGTCATCCAGCCTGCGAGCCTGACTAGTTGCCACCAGCTCGAAAAACTCCTCCGTCTGCAGTGAAGTCATGGAGGAAAAGATGACTgtggagagagaacagagaagaCGGCGCGAGACTTTCAGTGGTCGGAGAAAGATGTGAAAACAAACgagaacatgtttttaaatattcttgaGTCACAAAGTTACTGTGTTTAGTTCTGAGTTGTTTCAGCTTGATCAAAATGAGTCAGCATCATGACAATGAAACAAATGCACCAGTTGCATCACTTCACACTTTTAAACacagtaaaagctttacaaaTCTCTCTCACCTCTGTGTGCTGGTTTGCCGGTGTTGGGCTCAGAGtggcacctcctcctcctcagcccaCCTCCCTCCAGGCTGAAGGAGCAGCGCTGGTCATTGAGCCGCCTCCCCTCCTGGAGGGTGCAGAGCAGCTCGTACAGCGACTCCGGGAAGTCCGGGGTTAACCGGTGAGCCTGAGAAACACGCGTGTAGGTGTCGGAGAAAAgaatgagggagggagagaaaaggtcTCTTGCCGAGTGGCACAGAATGTTTGTTGGCACAGCAAAAGAATTCACTTGACTCCTACGTACTCCCACATGCTCCGTAGAAAAATGATCACTGCATTTTTCCACCATGAGGTTTTTTTCTAGTAGGGTATCTTGTTAAGTAAAGAGCATACAAAAGAAGCACTTCGTTCACTGCATGGCTGAGTTACAGTGATAACATCAGGGCatatgataaaagaaaaataacaaaagtctACCAACCTCTTTTGTGTCTTCTTCAGGTGGTTGCTCAGAGGATTTAAAGCTCTTTATGTCCACTTCAGAGCTGATTTCAGTaactttttcctcctctgtatCACtgggtttctcttttttttttccattaatcCTCCTCATCTCAAGCGTCTGTCCATCACTCTCATTATCAGCTCTATTTTGTCCATCATTCATGTTTCCAGCGTCCTCTGTTAAGTCCTCTGCATtggtttcttgttgtttttccagGCGCTGCTCTTCTACACACGTTTCACTCActacatctttttcttttttgtcctcTCCTGCGTGTTCCTCTTCCCTTTTAAGAGCTGAAACTTCAGTGCCGCTCTCTGCAACAACAACTGTCCCTCTGTCAGAAACACCCTGGGTTATGTCCCCTTCTTCTGTGATGTGGAGAGCTCCCAGAAGCCCCTCTTCAGTCATTTCTACTTTGATCTCTGCGCAGTCCATTACTCTTGCTGTCAAATCCTGACAGAAGATACATAGAAAAACAAGGTTAGGTAAAGGATTTTACGTCAAAGATTTTGAGGAGACATTGTTGGTTCTGCTCAGAAAATCCCAACGGGTATCACCCTTAAAAATAACATTCTATAGATAAGATGACTTTGGAGTAGCTGTGTCTTTAAGTTCAAAGATATCTGTGAAACCAGTTTGGCAGGTTCTAGTTCGCTTCAGATTTTTAAGCGGAAAATCCAAGAGTAAGTCCTATTTTTCTCTCAGTTGTTTGACAACAAAGGTGAGTGATAACACAGATGGAGGAAATGCCCTCTTCTAGAGACAGATTgagcttcttcttttctttttttccggAATTTCACCGTTATCCTTGTTGAGATGTATTATTTCTGCCTCAAAAGTTGCAGcacataaaatgtaaattcaaTCTTAccttaaataaaagttgtactTTCACAGCATCATCCTCTGAAGTCACCGCACACCGAGCACAGCATATTTCCCGTCACTTGTCTTCTAAATATTttgatgtagaaaaaaaaaagagaaggctGCAATGAAGAGTTTCACATACCGACGTGACAAGCTCTCGCCCGTTCTGTCTGACTGCTACCTTCTCACTCgtctcctctcttcctgttcCTCTTACCGCAGCCCACCCCTATTTACTTAGCCCACATGTGACATGTCAATCTATTATGAAACAGGACTGTCAAAGGCAGAAAGAGCATTACATGTTTCTATGGTCCCAAGAAACCATTTGAATCATTGGAGATCAATATAAACGCTGTCAAAGCAGCTGTAATCTTAAACTGCTGCCTTGAGTGCTGCTCATTTGATTATGACTGACTCCACTGTAACATGTTGAAACAGGCTAACAGTTTTTCTGACACTGCTGTGGTTTTggcacacttcctgttgacacTGCTGCTAAAAGGAGAAGTAGAGTCAGACAAGTAAGTGAAGCTCTGTAAGTGAGATTATAGCTTAAACTGGAGACATTAAAAGGCAGCTACTTAATCTGAGGGGCTCTGACAATGCTGGTAACTAGATTTAGAAGAGACGATAATCTCCATTTTATGTAgatggacctttttttttgttatttcctgACATCCACTGTCacacttctgctttttgaaAATGCAGGGGCACAGATTGTTGTGTAACATTTACAAGGCGTGTATCTTTTCCTTTCGATTGCTAAGGGACCCCTCCTGTGAGACATGCCTCGCCAAGGCAAAAGGCGTGCTATGTCCCTGAAAGTATCTCAGGGGTTAAcagagaaatgtattttaactcCTCCATCATGTATCTGCCCTGGCCCCTTCGGGAGTAGCAAGAAGAACCCCCTCATCATCCACGGCTTCAGGAGCACTGCTCTGGTCCTGTTGCCTGTCCTGGGCCTGTTGCTGGAACGTAAAGGGTAAAGCCAAAAGTGACAAGCAAGTAAATAACATCTTGCTGAAGTTGGAATGGCATGGTATCTTTGTTATTTTCTGACACCACAACATACACTTATGCTATTTGCAGGGAGTACAATTAAAAGGGTGAAGATTCCCCCCAGGCAGTCTCTTACCCCTCTGCAAGTTTCATATGTTGTAGTGTGTTTACGAAGCTTGCACCTTTCAATTGGTAGTGGACCTTGACGTGAGTGATGATACCTgaacaacacagtcagaaggGGCTCAGAGCATCGGGGTcaacagaagttttttttttttgttgtttttttttctggggagtaatgataaaaaaaatattacaatacTGGAATAGTCTTCCCTGGACCCTCTGGAGAAGCAAGAAGAACCACTCACCATCCATAGCACCAGGAGCACTGCTCAATTGTCCTCCAGCTTGCCCTGGACCTGTTGTTGGAAAGTAAAATGCCATACGTTACAAGAAAGTCAATAACATCTTATTTAAATTGGAACGACATAGTAGCTTTCTTATTTCctagttggtagagttgtcgcccCTCAACCAGatggtcgagggttcgatccccagctgagcaacatgtccaatgtgtccttggtcaagagacttaaccctgaattgctcccgctgcttcagtggcggtgtgtgaatgggattagttacttctgatgatactacacagcgatcactaccatcagtgtgtgaatagtcggaagactagaaaagcgctttataatctcaagtccatttaccattttccaTTCTTCTGCTTTCTGCAGTGAGTAAAGATTCCCCCCCAGGCAGTCTCTCACCCCTCTGCAAGCAAAGAAAAGCACCGCTTATCACATGTTGCCGTGTGTTTACAAGGCTTGTACCTTTTCCATTCAATCGCTAGGGGACCCTGCTGCGAGTGATGTCTGAGATCAGGTTGTGTGTTGTGCGCTTTGTGAGCACAGTTGGGCAGCAGTCGTCGCCACCGTGCGTCGCTGAAaatgttgcagcagcagcagcagcatctgacGGGCAGTGGGCCCGCGAACGGCCGGGGACTCGGCGTGAGCGGTCACCCCGGGATGCACGCACTCAACTCGGTTCATCAACCTTCCCAGCACCGGTCCGACGGAGGGGACTCGGGCCTGGAGGGCACGGAAAACGGACACGAAACCCGCAGAGATATTGGCGACATACTGCAGCAAATAATGACCATCACCGACCAAAGTTTGGACGAGGCACAGGCAAAGTGAGTGACtgattttaattcatttataaagttattaaaacatcttgtctttgttttgcagcaAAGTTTCCTGAACTTTAACCTATTGTTTACATAATTACCCAGAAGCTACATTTATACCTAACGGCAAATAAAGTTGCATTTTCTAATAACGTGTTTGATTAAATGCTGATACCAAATGGTTATTGTTTCTTTGCTGTCATATC is drawn from Labrus bergylta chromosome 8, fLabBer1.1, whole genome shotgun sequence and contains these coding sequences:
- the LOC109988826 gene encoding G-protein-signaling modulator 1; translation: MDCAEIKVEMTEEGLLGALHITEEGDITQGVSDRGTVVVAESGTEVSALKREEEHAGEDKKEKDVVSETCVEEQRLEKQQETNAEDLTEDAGNMNDGQNRADNESDGQTLEMRRINGKKKEKPSDTEEEKVTEISSEVDIKSFKSSEQPPEEDTKEAHRLTPDFPESLYELLCTLQEGRRLNDQRCSFSLEGGGLRRRRCHSEPNTGKPAHRVIFSSMTSLQTEEFFELVATSQARRLDDQRAQLDKTSPAKSKTRSFRGSIKQLSFVRRPVSVPVPAPAAAPVPNEDLYNMILTTQAQGRLEDQRSRAPGPMDDDDFFSLLLRVQGGRMEEQRTELPCLLQT